Proteins from a single region of Rhizobiales bacterium GAS188:
- a CDS encoding DNA-binding transcriptional regulator, GntR family, whose protein sequence is MARSSNPSRYRLANQILDLVRDARFEPGHHLREQQLGDLIGVSRTPIRTALKLLASQGIVEARPNQGFFLLKPFDQLHRIEIDVPSSADHELYERLVRDRLAGAIPSSLTQSEIARRYDVDRVIMLRTLSRLAEDGLVTRNKGHGWTFLPTLDTTLTLSNSYDFRLTMEPSIFLLQTFKPDAAALERSRLQHVYLVSHPNIASTDGVQLFEADAAFHEMFAEFSGNIFFLQAIQQQNRLRRLLEFSGYKNRRRIRDWCKEHLAIIDAVRGGDLPAASRFMHEHLTHAYAAAPAIIDANSRAPNPGPASRPGPLQL, encoded by the coding sequence ATGGCACGTTCGTCCAATCCCAGCCGCTATCGCCTGGCCAATCAGATACTCGACCTCGTCCGCGACGCGCGCTTCGAGCCGGGGCACCATTTGCGCGAGCAGCAGCTTGGCGACCTTATCGGCGTCTCGCGCACCCCGATCCGCACAGCCCTGAAGCTGCTCGCGAGCCAGGGCATCGTGGAGGCGCGACCCAATCAGGGCTTCTTCCTTCTCAAGCCGTTCGACCAGCTCCACCGCATCGAGATCGACGTTCCCTCGAGCGCCGATCACGAGCTCTATGAACGCTTGGTGCGGGACCGCCTCGCGGGCGCGATCCCGAGCTCGCTGACGCAAAGTGAGATCGCGCGGCGCTACGATGTCGACCGCGTGATCATGCTGCGGACATTGTCGCGCCTCGCCGAGGACGGGCTCGTCACGCGCAACAAGGGGCATGGCTGGACCTTCCTGCCCACGCTCGACACGACACTGACGCTGAGCAACAGCTACGACTTCCGGCTGACGATGGAACCTTCGATCTTCCTGCTCCAGACATTCAAACCGGATGCCGCCGCGCTCGAGCGCTCACGCCTCCAGCACGTCTATTTGGTCTCGCATCCGAATATCGCCTCCACCGATGGAGTGCAGCTTTTCGAAGCAGATGCCGCCTTTCACGAGATGTTCGCCGAATTTAGCGGTAACATCTTTTTCCTTCAGGCCATTCAGCAGCAAAATCGATTGAGGCGCCTACTCGAGTTCAGCGGCTATAAGAATAGGCGTCGCATCCGTGACTGGTGCAAGGAGCATCTTGCCATCATCGATGCGGTCCGCGGCGGCGACCTCCCCGCCGCGTCAAGATTCATGCATGAGCACCTGACGCATGCCTATGCCGCCGCGCCGGCCATCATCGATGCGAATTCCCGTGCGCCCAACCCTGGGCCTGCCAGCCGGCCAGGGCCCTTGCAGCTATAG